The following proteins come from a genomic window of Musa acuminata AAA Group cultivar baxijiao chromosome BXJ1-7, Cavendish_Baxijiao_AAA, whole genome shotgun sequence:
- the LOC135678114 gene encoding double-stranded RNA-binding protein 1-like isoform X1, with translation MDKSRLQQLCQQRQWPLPEYAISREGRDHDPHFRATVTVNGVAFHSSDDSRTIKEAQNKAAQVALEQLPETAPPPPTPSASLPPALEKQLSHKSHLQSYLQKNNKGLPTYQSVPDGTPSRRFKATVKFDGETFESAGYFRTVKEAEQSAAKIALMSLCVAGNQQDYSGVYKMLLQELAQKRGLSLPKYTTTNYGESHMPTFSSKVEIKGELFQGDVAKTKKQAENNAAKVALSQLEECRANRFSSDLVSKWQVNIESEPPTSSVKPIVNMNSPKPSSLLIPASQIDAKTTVDIIAVDHGATASISNATPVSGQITNSTDEVTGIDGSYHHLTFSTDEPEITAKKKDTVAAVQDPESADVTKNGETLRGAVSGGGSSALSSNYNFHKFHPTTTSGKLPTGSTSSLLRNRVQVYPRKSDLVLPEGAVPLPCSDDSWVAVSLDF, from the exons ATGGACAAGAGCCGGCTGCAGCAGCTCTGCCAGCAGCGGCAATGGCCGTTGCCGGAGTACGCTATCTCCCGGGAGGGCCGCGACCACGACCCCCACTTCCGTGCCACGGTCACCGTCAACGGCGTCGCATTTCACTCCTCTGACGACTCCCGAACCATCAAGGAAGCCCAGAACAAGGCCGCCCAGGTTGCCCTCGAGCAACTCCCCGAAACGGCGCCCCCGCCTCCCACCCCTTCCGCGTCCCTTCCTCCGGCCCTCG AGAAGCAACTTTCACATAAGAGCCATCTTCAATCTTATCTGCAAAAGAATAATAAAGGCCTACCAACATATCAGTCTGTTCCTGATGGTACTCCTAGTCGTCGTTTTAAGGCTACTGTTAAATTTGATGGGGAAACATTTGAGAGTGCAGGATATTTTCGCACAGTTAAGGAAGCTGAACAATCTGCTGCAAAAATTGCGTTGATGTCTTTGTGTGTGGCAGGAAATCAACAG GATTATTCTGGTGTTTACAAGATGCTTTTGCAGGAGTTGGCACAGAAAAGAGGGTTGTCCTTGCCGAAGTACACCACAACCAACTATGGTGAAAGCCATATGCCTACTTTTTCCTCTAAAGTAGAGATCAAAGGTGAACTTTTTCAAGGAGATGTAGCGAAAACCAAGAAACAGGCAGAGAATAATGCTGCAAAGGTTGCTTTGTCTCAACTTGAAGAAT GCAGAGCAAACAGATTTTCATCCGATCTTGTCTCAAAATGGCAAGTGAACATTGAATCTGAACCGCCTACTTCAAGTGTGAAGCCAATAGTTAACATGAACTCTCCGAAGCCAAGTTCTCTCTTGATACCAGCATCACAAATCGATGCCAAAACGACGGTTGACATTATTGCAG TAGATCATGGGGCGACTGCTTCTATATCAAATGCAACTCCAGTGAGTGGTCAGATAACTAATTCAACTGATGAAGTCACGGGCATTGATGGTTCCTACCATCATTTAACTTTCTCTACAGATGAGCCTGAGATTACAGCCAAGAAAAAGGACACTGTCGCCGCCGTTCAGGATCCAGAATCTGCAGATGTTACGAAGAACGGAGAAACTCTGCGAGGTGCCGTGTCTGGAGGTGGGAGCTCCGCTCTTTCCTCAAATTATAATTTCCATAAATTCCATCCCACAACCACGAGCGGCAAACTTCCTACAGGCAGTACTTCATCATTGTTGCGTAATAGAGTGCAGGTCTATCCGCGCAAATCTGACTTGGTTTTGCCTGAAGGTGCAGTTCCTTTACCTTGTAGTGATGATAGCTGGGTGGCTGTCAGCTTAGATTTCTGA
- the LOC135678114 gene encoding double-stranded RNA-binding protein 1-like isoform X2 gives MDKSRLQQLCQQRQWPLPEYAISREGRDHDPHFRATVTVNGVAFHSSDDSRTIKEAQNKAAQVALEQLPETAPPPPTPSASLPPALEKQLSHKSHLQSYLQKNNKGLPTYQSVPDGTPSRRFKATVKFDGETFESAGYFRTVKEAEQSAAKIALMSLCVAGNQQDYSGVYKMLLQELAQKRGLSLPKYTTTNYGESHMPTFSSKVEIKGELFQGDVAKTKKQAENNAAKVALSQLEECRANRFSSDLVSKWQVNIESEPPTSSVKPIVNMNSPKPSSLLIPASQIDAKTTVDIIADHGATASISNATPVSGQITNSTDEVTGIDGSYHHLTFSTDEPEITAKKKDTVAAVQDPESADVTKNGETLRGAVSGGGSSALSSNYNFHKFHPTTTSGKLPTGSTSSLLRNRVQVYPRKSDLVLPEGAVPLPCSDDSWVAVSLDF, from the exons ATGGACAAGAGCCGGCTGCAGCAGCTCTGCCAGCAGCGGCAATGGCCGTTGCCGGAGTACGCTATCTCCCGGGAGGGCCGCGACCACGACCCCCACTTCCGTGCCACGGTCACCGTCAACGGCGTCGCATTTCACTCCTCTGACGACTCCCGAACCATCAAGGAAGCCCAGAACAAGGCCGCCCAGGTTGCCCTCGAGCAACTCCCCGAAACGGCGCCCCCGCCTCCCACCCCTTCCGCGTCCCTTCCTCCGGCCCTCG AGAAGCAACTTTCACATAAGAGCCATCTTCAATCTTATCTGCAAAAGAATAATAAAGGCCTACCAACATATCAGTCTGTTCCTGATGGTACTCCTAGTCGTCGTTTTAAGGCTACTGTTAAATTTGATGGGGAAACATTTGAGAGTGCAGGATATTTTCGCACAGTTAAGGAAGCTGAACAATCTGCTGCAAAAATTGCGTTGATGTCTTTGTGTGTGGCAGGAAATCAACAG GATTATTCTGGTGTTTACAAGATGCTTTTGCAGGAGTTGGCACAGAAAAGAGGGTTGTCCTTGCCGAAGTACACCACAACCAACTATGGTGAAAGCCATATGCCTACTTTTTCCTCTAAAGTAGAGATCAAAGGTGAACTTTTTCAAGGAGATGTAGCGAAAACCAAGAAACAGGCAGAGAATAATGCTGCAAAGGTTGCTTTGTCTCAACTTGAAGAAT GCAGAGCAAACAGATTTTCATCCGATCTTGTCTCAAAATGGCAAGTGAACATTGAATCTGAACCGCCTACTTCAAGTGTGAAGCCAATAGTTAACATGAACTCTCCGAAGCCAAGTTCTCTCTTGATACCAGCATCACAAATCGATGCCAAAACGACGGTTGACATTATTGCAG ATCATGGGGCGACTGCTTCTATATCAAATGCAACTCCAGTGAGTGGTCAGATAACTAATTCAACTGATGAAGTCACGGGCATTGATGGTTCCTACCATCATTTAACTTTCTCTACAGATGAGCCTGAGATTACAGCCAAGAAAAAGGACACTGTCGCCGCCGTTCAGGATCCAGAATCTGCAGATGTTACGAAGAACGGAGAAACTCTGCGAGGTGCCGTGTCTGGAGGTGGGAGCTCCGCTCTTTCCTCAAATTATAATTTCCATAAATTCCATCCCACAACCACGAGCGGCAAACTTCCTACAGGCAGTACTTCATCATTGTTGCGTAATAGAGTGCAGGTCTATCCGCGCAAATCTGACTTGGTTTTGCCTGAAGGTGCAGTTCCTTTACCTTGTAGTGATGATAGCTGGGTGGCTGTCAGCTTAGATTTCTGA
- the LOC135678115 gene encoding calmodulin calcium-dependent NAD kinase-like produces MHKDGISKLVLLHLFGVTVAGAAAAAVRYHRQRKQRPTTTMDLRLMPRLVLTDSGRVEELERFSHYVARQMGFEDMNECPQLCKLARDYLKTNKGCEDNIFAFFANEPNPESLYVKLVEELDKCILAYFAFHWNHATLLVSQVLSADSPKKKLKNFVMEATRKLRFERVTKDLKVTRVFSTLVEEMKAIGIESRCTDVMVPAALSDRSPVLLLMGGGMGAGKSTVLKDILKEAFWSGAAANAVVVEADAFKETDVIYRAISSRGHHNDMLQTAELVHQSSTDAASSLLVTALNEGRDVIMDGTLSWEPFVQQTIAMARNVHRQRYRMGVGYKVVDDGTITENYWEPAEDDDDEDEEYKSKDRKPYRIELVGVVCDAYLAVVRGIRRAIIMGRAVRVKSQLKSHHMFANAFPRYCQLVDNARLYSTNTMGSAKLIGWKDGSSSLLVDPREISCLENVKELNEEADSIYQLYPRSNTSCGSASIWNEMVMSPTRTLIQQELKAAVKAIESRGS; encoded by the exons ATGCACAAGG ATGGGATCTCCAAGCTCGTCCTCCTCCACCTCTTCGGGGTCACGGTCGCaggcgcggcggcggcggcggtgcgaTACCACCGGCAGAGGAAGCAGCGGCCGACGACGACGATGGATCTCAGGCTGATGCCACGGCTGGTGCTGACGGATTCCGGCCGGGTGGAGGAGCTAGAGCGGTTCTCCCACTATGTTG CAAGGCAGATGGGGTTTGAGGACATGAACGAGTGCCCTCAGCTTTGCAAGTTGGCACGTGATTACCTCAAGACAAATAAGGGGTGTGAGGACAACATATTTGCCTTCTTTGCCAATGAGCCAAACCCTGAATCCCTCTATGTGAAGCTTGTAGAAGAGCTGGACAAATGCATACTGGCCTATTTTGCATTCCACTGGAACCATGCAACTCTTCTTGTTAGTCAG GTATTGAGTGCTGACAGCCCCAAAAAGAAGCTCAAGAATTTTGTTATGGAGGCCACAAG GAAACTGAGGTTCGAGAGGGTGACAAAAGACCTGAAGGTGACAAGagtgttctctacactggtggagGAGATGAAGGCCATCGGAATCGAATCCCGCTGCACCGACGTCATGGTTCCGGCGGCCCTCTCCGACCGCAGCCCGGTTCTGCTCCTGATGGGTGGTGGGATGGGAGCTGGCAAGAGCACCGTGCTCAAGGATATACTAAAGGA GGCTTTCTGGTCCGGAGCGGCGGCGAACGCTGTGGTGGTGGAAGCCGACGCGTTTAAAGAGACAGATGTCATTTACCGCGCCATCAGCTCCAGAGGCCATCACAACGACATGTTGCAGACCGCTGAACTG GTCCACCAGTCATCAACAGACGCGGCTTCCTCCCTCCTGGTGACCGCACTGAACGAAGGTCGAGACGTGATCATGGATGGCACCCTCTCGTGGGAGCCATTCGTGCAGCAAACCATCGCCATGGCACGGAACGTCCACCGGCAGCGCTACCGGATGGGAGTCGGATACAAAGTCGTCGACGACGGGACCATCACGGAGAACTACTGGGAACCGGcagaggacgacgacgacgaagacgaaGAATACAAGTCCAAGGACAGGAAGCCTTACAGGATTGAGCTGGTTGGAGTTGTCTGTGATGCCTATCTCGCAGTAGTTAGAGGGATCAG GAGAGCTATAATAATGGGGAGAGCAGTCAGGGTGAAGTCACAGTTGAAGTCCCACCACATGTTCGCCAATGCCTTCCCAAGATACTGTCAGCTCGTCGACAATGCCAGGCTCTACTCCACCAACACCATGGGATCGGCCAAG CTGATAGGGTGGAAAGACGGAAGCAGCAGTCTGCTGGTAGATCCCCGAGAGATCAGCTGCCTGGAGAACGTGAAAGAGTTAAACGAGGAGGCCGATTCCATCTATCAACTCTACCCTCGGTCCAACACCAGTTGTGGGTCTGCTTCGATTTGGAATGAGATGGTGATGTCGCCGACGAGAACACTGATCCAGCAAGAACTGAAGGCGGCCGTCAAAGCGATCGAGAGTCGTGGATCATGA